TCCTGATGTTATCATACTTGGAGTTGGGGTAGCTCAGCAGGTTCTGAGTTGTGTCCAGGCCTCCAAGAGCTCTGTGGCTTGTTCCAATCAGCGAGTCAGCTCCCTTCTTGTCGGCTGAGGCCTCCCAGAACATGCTACCTCCCAGGCCAAGAGACTTGAGGTAGGCAACCTTGGTGTTGATCATGTCAGGGGTATCGAAAGAAATGAGCTCCTTGGTGCCGGCGTTGTAGCTGTAGTAACCCTTTGCGACAGAATCGTACTGGATGGTGGCACCGGCCTTGGGAAGAGCCTTGTAATCCCAAATACCGGCTTCCCAGCTTCCAGTTgagccaccaccgccacctcCAACTCCGTTGTAAGTCTGGCCAATACCAGCAGTGTTCTGGAATGATCGTCCGTAGATGGGCATGCCGAGAACAATCTTGTTGGCGGGAACACCTCCCTTGATATAATCCTTGACAGCAGAATCGGTGTTGAAGGGTGTGGCATTGGGGTTGGACGGGTTGGCAAACAGGTTGGCGTCGTGACCGGTGAGGGGGCTGAAGGATCCAGCGTAGTCGTAGGCCATGAGGTTGATATAGTCGAGGACTTGGCCGAGATCAGCCAGGCGCAGCTTGGAGTAGTTATCTTTGCCAGCTGGGGCGGCAATGGTGAGGA
This genomic stretch from Trichoderma breve strain T069 chromosome 1, whole genome shotgun sequence harbors:
- a CDS encoding glycosyl hydrolases family 18 domain-containing protein, producing the protein MLSFLGKSVALLAALQATLSSASPLATEERSVEKRANGYANSVYFTNWGIYDRNFQPADLVASDVTHVIYSFMNLQADGTVVSGDTYADFEKHYADDSWNDVGTNAYGCAKQLFKVKKANRGLKVLLSIGGWTWSTNFPSAASTDANRKNFAKTAITFMKDWGFDGIDVDWEYPADATQASNMVLLLKEVRSQLDAYAAQYAPGYHFLLTIAAPAGKDNYSKLRLADLGQVLDYINLMAYDYAGSFSPLTGHDANLFANPSNPNATPFNTDSAVKDYIKGGVPANKIVLGMPIYGRSFQNTAGIGQTYNGVGGGGGGSTGSWEAGIWDYKALPKAGATIQYDSVAKGYYSYNAGTKELISFDTPDMINTKVAYLKSLGLGGSMFWEASADKKGADSLIGTSHRALGGLDTTQNLLSYPNSKYDNIRNGLN